The Halorhabdus sp. BNX81 genome includes a region encoding these proteins:
- the pstC gene encoding phosphate ABC transporter permease subunit PstC produces MTAEFQSPARASAIVRWGRERGRSLRRSVQRLGWVGRLLAVGQLSLVVAAFVGFLRQSVWTPLFVVSFLVVFGLGWALRQALTAKITTFLMTVSALVTLGLIAVFLVLEAIPAFQTAGLDLINPFSGNEWAAGQGKYSLVPMIWGTVLTTIVAVAVAGPLGIAGALFISEIAPGWLRDIVKPAVEILAGIPSIVYGFIGFTIINPYVTGRLSVNPGALFAIGVVIGFMALPTVISVAEDALAAVPSPMKDGSLAVGATDWQTMQSVTVPAAFSGISAAVLLGIGRAMGETMAATVMISHSRRLPEPTGYNVFDSTETLTTFIASSYGHVTPGETFWSALFAAGVVLLVIVTGLGIASQLVEMRMERKLQGNQ; encoded by the coding sequence ATGACAGCCGAATTTCAGTCACCGGCGAGGGCTTCCGCCATCGTCCGATGGGGGCGCGAGCGTGGCCGCTCGCTCCGCCGGTCAGTCCAGCGCCTGGGCTGGGTCGGTCGCCTGCTGGCCGTCGGGCAGCTGTCGCTGGTCGTGGCCGCCTTCGTCGGGTTTCTCCGCCAGTCGGTCTGGACGCCGCTTTTCGTGGTCTCGTTTCTGGTCGTATTCGGACTGGGATGGGCCCTCCGACAGGCACTGACGGCCAAGATCACGACGTTCCTGATGACGGTGTCCGCGCTGGTCACGCTGGGATTGATCGCCGTCTTCCTCGTCCTCGAGGCGATCCCCGCGTTCCAGACGGCCGGATTGGACCTGATTAACCCCTTCAGTGGGAACGAGTGGGCCGCAGGTCAGGGCAAGTATTCGCTCGTCCCGATGATCTGGGGGACCGTCCTCACGACGATCGTCGCGGTCGCGGTCGCCGGACCGCTCGGGATCGCGGGCGCGCTGTTCATCAGCGAGATCGCGCCCGGATGGCTCCGGGATATCGTCAAACCCGCCGTCGAGATCCTCGCGGGGATCCCGTCGATCGTCTACGGGTTCATCGGGTTCACGATCATCAATCCCTACGTCACGGGTCGCCTCTCGGTCAATCCCGGCGCGCTGTTCGCGATCGGCGTCGTCATCGGGTTCATGGCGCTGCCGACGGTCATCTCGGTCGCGGAGGACGCCCTGGCGGCCGTGCCGTCGCCGATGAAAGACGGGTCGCTCGCCGTCGGTGCCACTGACTGGCAGACGATGCAGAGCGTGACCGTCCCGGCGGCGTTCTCCGGGATATCCGCGGCCGTCCTGCTCGGGATCGGCCGCGCGATGGGCGAGACGATGGCCGCGACGGTGATGATCTCACACAGCCGTCGGCTCCCCGAACCGACGGGCTACAACGTCTTCGACAGCACGGAGACGCTGACGACGTTCATCGCCAGCAGCTACGGCCACGTCACGCCGGGCGAGACGTTCTGGAGCGCGCTATTCGCCGCCGGCGTCGTCCTCCTGGTCATTGTCACCGGACTCGGGATCGCCTCACAACTGGTCGAGATGCGAATGGAACGGAAACTGCAGGGCAACCAATGA
- the pstA gene encoding phosphate ABC transporter permease PstA produces the protein MSDAYSRRLVDTGSTGYDRIAAGTVGIAFLLFAAAVGTFFGWVPTGETGGPVPGLTYFGVALLGLGSLVVGLGVASRRFDVATTPSESPGLIASTVLGVLWLATAGSVATWALGSIGWPLGVVVGGAVGYATLAAPEDIGSTLPVGAFLLLSGALVTAGVLGPGWAWESAAFGATFPADVVVPVVALSSSLLAGWTAGKAYGGFGARGRQHGAFLLVSLVVFLVVGVLAFLLVYVAERGIGTTVENLTVSAGTLVVALALPLFVSIRRGRRGLGSASGVTLIAVYLWLALAGALALAGSGLGYAIVSGNGLTTATTTIQPTAAVGALPAAFVSGLAVLAARQATPWRPSDRRARRLKRAGVGLAIALAAGVTIELLVGPLAVAGVSLVGTFAVVVCALSSASIAAGLPGRFRDGPARASIPPLASSTQLLLLGVLAASLHVLLTGNSIGTETVGLVASGTVDWPFVMNPTQGLGIQRGVMPALIGTVWIVVGAVAFAVPIAVGAAVFLTEYAEDSLFTKGVDVATNGLWSTPSIVFGLFGLAFIVPRFGNSGSIFASQLVLGFMLLPLVLVTSREAMQSVPDEYRDASAALGVSKWDTIKEVVIPASMPGIITGVILGVGRIAGETAPLLLVLNGPVEPGKAPAVLSSFEVGLTAQPPFVSVTNSALLESASALPYQLYAIITAGVSGNMAFGWATAFVLLGVVLSFFAVAVASRRYFRRKLHHD, from the coding sequence ATGAGTGACGCATATTCGAGACGACTCGTCGATACAGGCTCGACGGGATACGACCGTATCGCCGCCGGAACCGTCGGGATCGCTTTTCTCCTCTTTGCCGCCGCCGTCGGCACGTTCTTCGGCTGGGTGCCGACCGGCGAGACGGGAGGCCCCGTTCCGGGACTGACGTACTTCGGCGTCGCCCTGCTCGGCCTCGGCAGCCTCGTCGTCGGGTTGGGAGTCGCCTCCCGACGTTTCGACGTCGCGACGACGCCGAGCGAGTCGCCCGGATTGATCGCCAGCACCGTCCTCGGCGTGCTCTGGCTGGCGACGGCGGGCTCGGTGGCCACCTGGGCGCTCGGGTCGATCGGCTGGCCGCTCGGGGTGGTCGTCGGCGGCGCGGTCGGATACGCCACCCTCGCCGCGCCCGAGGACATTGGCTCGACACTTCCCGTCGGGGCCTTCCTCCTGCTTTCGGGCGCGCTCGTCACCGCCGGCGTGCTCGGCCCGGGGTGGGCCTGGGAGTCCGCGGCCTTCGGGGCGACCTTCCCCGCCGACGTCGTCGTGCCGGTGGTGGCGCTGTCGAGTAGCCTCCTCGCGGGCTGGACCGCCGGGAAAGCCTACGGCGGCTTCGGTGCACGCGGGCGACAGCACGGCGCATTCCTGCTCGTCTCGCTGGTCGTCTTCCTCGTCGTTGGCGTGCTTGCGTTCCTGCTTGTCTACGTCGCCGAGCGCGGGATCGGGACGACGGTCGAGAACCTCACCGTCAGCGCCGGGACGCTGGTGGTCGCGCTCGCGCTCCCCCTTTTCGTATCGATCCGGCGCGGACGGCGCGGTCTCGGCTCCGCCTCCGGGGTCACCCTCATCGCGGTGTACCTATGGCTCGCGCTCGCGGGGGCGCTGGCGCTCGCCGGTTCGGGGCTCGGGTACGCGATCGTGAGCGGCAACGGGCTCACGACGGCCACGACGACGATCCAGCCGACGGCGGCCGTCGGCGCGCTGCCGGCCGCCTTCGTCAGCGGCCTCGCGGTGCTGGCCGCCAGGCAAGCGACGCCGTGGCGGCCATCCGATCGGCGGGCACGAAGACTCAAGCGCGCCGGGGTTGGCCTCGCAATCGCGCTCGCAGCGGGCGTCACCATCGAACTCCTCGTCGGCCCGCTGGCCGTGGCCGGCGTCTCGCTGGTCGGCACGTTTGCCGTGGTCGTCTGCGCACTGAGTAGCGCGTCCATCGCCGCGGGTCTGCCGGGACGGTTCCGGGACGGCCCCGCTCGCGCTTCGATCCCGCCGCTCGCTTCGAGTACGCAGCTGTTGCTCCTGGGAGTGCTGGCTGCGTCGCTGCACGTGCTCCTCACCGGCAACTCGATCGGAACAGAGACCGTGGGACTGGTCGCGAGCGGGACCGTCGACTGGCCGTTCGTGATGAACCCGACCCAGGGGCTCGGGATCCAGCGCGGAGTCATGCCGGCGCTGATCGGGACCGTCTGGATCGTCGTCGGCGCAGTCGCCTTCGCCGTGCCGATCGCCGTCGGCGCGGCCGTCTTCCTCACGGAGTACGCCGAGGACAGCCTCTTCACCAAGGGCGTCGACGTGGCCACGAACGGCCTCTGGAGCACGCCGAGCATCGTCTTCGGGCTGTTCGGGCTGGCGTTCATCGTCCCGCGATTCGGCAACAGCGGGTCGATCTTCGCCTCCCAGCTCGTGCTCGGGTTCATGTTGCTCCCGCTCGTGTTGGTCACGAGCCGGGAGGCGATGCAGAGCGTCCCCGACGAGTACCGGGACGCCAGCGCCGCGCTGGGCGTCAGCAAGTGGGACACGATCAAGGAGGTCGTCATCCCCGCCTCGATGCCGGGGATCATCACTGGCGTCATCCTCGGGGTCGGCCGCATCGCCGGCGAGACTGCCCCACTGTTGCTCGTGTTGAACGGCCCGGTCGAGCCGGGGAAGGCCCCGGCGGTCCTCTCGAGTTTCGAGGTCGGCCTGACGGCCCAGCCGCCGTTCGTGTCGGTGACCAATTCCGCGTTGCTCGAATCGGCGAGTGCGCTTCCATACCAGCTGTACGCGATCATCACCGCCGGCGTGTCGGGGAACATGGCGTTCGGCTGGGCGACGGCGTTCGTGTTACTCGGCGTCGTCCTGTCGTTTTTCGCCGTGGCCGTCGCCTCGCGGCGGTACTTCCGGAGGAAACTACACCATGACTGA
- a CDS encoding MFS transporter → MTDRRLLSVGQELLDSAGTEYRYHVIYFSYYFALNGMVTFRNAYFDEIGLTGSQMGLIGALLVAGGLVAQPAWGVLADKTGATRGIMLTGAIVSGISILLFPLAVHTPWEFSLMIVATLFVSSFRAPILPIANSMVLSKGLSYGQIRAAGSLAFGLGSLFIGWVATFFGLSVIFYLYAAGMAFLAVLVKGLEKPRADISPDLKRDAITLLGNQRFILLLFIAVVIPGAFAGADAFLSVYLRELTGGDSITGVAWLVKTFTEAVVFVWLSRHSFDNRTLLTVGGVVTMAAYLVLGLTQAAPIAVGVMIVSGSGVAFFIYAAVNMAHKYAPVALAATAQTLLSSIGMGVGRASSQLGSGWLVDTVGVQSLYLFLAAAAAIATVVSLRFHVTRLRSAIGRRT, encoded by the coding sequence GTGACAGATAGACGACTACTATCGGTGGGCCAGGAGTTGCTCGACAGTGCAGGCACCGAGTACCGATATCACGTCATTTACTTCTCGTATTACTTCGCGTTGAACGGGATGGTGACGTTCAGAAACGCCTACTTTGACGAGATCGGCCTCACGGGGTCACAGATGGGGCTGATCGGGGCACTGCTGGTCGCCGGCGGGCTGGTCGCCCAGCCGGCGTGGGGTGTCCTCGCCGACAAAACGGGTGCGACGCGGGGGATCATGTTGACTGGGGCGATCGTCTCGGGGATCAGCATCCTGCTGTTCCCGCTGGCGGTCCACACACCCTGGGAGTTCAGTCTCATGATCGTCGCGACGTTGTTCGTCTCGAGTTTCCGCGCGCCGATCCTGCCGATCGCGAACTCGATGGTGCTCTCGAAAGGGCTGAGCTACGGCCAGATCCGGGCGGCCGGGAGCCTCGCGTTCGGCCTCGGGAGCCTCTTCATCGGATGGGTCGCGACGTTCTTCGGACTCTCGGTGATCTTCTACCTCTATGCGGCCGGCATGGCGTTTCTCGCCGTACTCGTCAAGGGTCTTGAGAAGCCGCGGGCGGACATCTCACCGGACTTGAAGCGGGACGCCATCACGCTTTTGGGCAACCAGCGGTTCATCCTGCTGCTGTTCATCGCGGTGGTCATCCCCGGTGCCTTCGCCGGGGCCGACGCCTTCCTGTCAGTGTACCTCCGGGAACTCACCGGTGGAGATAGCATTACGGGCGTCGCGTGGCTGGTCAAGACGTTCACCGAGGCCGTCGTCTTCGTGTGGTTATCCCGGCACAGCTTCGACAACCGGACGTTGTTGACAGTCGGCGGCGTGGTGACAATGGCCGCGTATCTCGTGTTGGGGCTCACCCAGGCGGCACCGATCGCCGTCGGGGTCATGATCGTCTCCGGATCGGGCGTGGCCTTCTTCATCTACGCCGCGGTCAACATGGCCCACAAGTACGCGCCGGTCGCGCTGGCGGCGACCGCCCAGACCCTGTTGTCCTCGATCGGGATGGGCGTCGGACGGGCATCGAGCCAACTCGGCTCGGGGTGGCTGGTGGACACGGTCGGCGTCCAGTCGCTGTACCTGTTTCTGGCGGCCGCGGCCGCGATCGCGACGGTCGTCAGCCTCCGGTTTCACGTCACCCGGCTCCGGAGTGCGATCGGACGCCGGACGTGA
- a CDS encoding DNA double-strand break repair nuclease NurA, giving the protein MTLDPVHVDGIARLAGRLGGRVEDTDHDDLAATAWDEFLDPLYDEDRVILEPLGEQRRRAAPLPDIALEERPFDTQHGLDSGTINPTTFKNGLVLDVAQAAMAGVPSELDLHRSRTVVVSAHTNDMTVDLGDDEWRRNDEGYTHERLLQVPRVDRYAQTVVHALALYLAESHHARANIEDVSDLLILDGPIYPTGLLNWADRHPELADLLESDEQPRDVVENYVRLVETCLEAEIPIVGFVKNSAANGLTRALRTKTAAPWADDNAFFEHVLSRYEGGELRTDALTFTNWFRSRIGTDRVLSSAGNALGVERELDPEAYEVTFFALYDPRDELVYRIEAPYAVTRDADRRERLTMQIVADVAAERGPPVAVAKADELARIDATAKDQLRERIGREFDSERQHSYNEKRWGAAYANSGE; this is encoded by the coding sequence ATGACACTCGATCCGGTGCACGTCGACGGCATCGCCCGGCTGGCCGGTCGCCTCGGCGGGCGAGTTGAGGACACCGACCACGACGACCTCGCCGCGACAGCCTGGGACGAGTTTCTCGATCCCCTGTATGACGAGGATCGGGTGATCCTCGAACCGCTCGGCGAGCAACGGCGACGAGCGGCCCCGCTGCCCGACATCGCCCTGGAGGAGCGCCCCTTCGACACCCAACACGGGCTTGACTCGGGGACGATCAACCCGACGACGTTCAAGAACGGGCTGGTGCTCGACGTCGCCCAGGCGGCGATGGCCGGCGTGCCCTCGGAGCTGGACCTCCACCGTTCGCGGACGGTCGTCGTCAGCGCCCACACCAACGACATGACGGTCGACCTCGGCGACGACGAATGGCGGCGAAACGACGAGGGCTACACCCACGAGCGCTTGCTTCAGGTCCCGCGGGTCGATCGATACGCCCAGACGGTCGTCCACGCGCTCGCGTTGTACCTCGCCGAAAGCCATCACGCTCGGGCCAACATCGAGGACGTCTCGGATCTGTTGATCCTGGACGGGCCGATCTACCCGACCGGCCTCCTCAACTGGGCCGATAGACATCCCGAACTCGCGGACCTGCTGGAATCCGACGAACAGCCCCGTGACGTCGTCGAGAACTACGTCAGGCTGGTCGAGACCTGCCTCGAAGCAGAGATCCCGATCGTCGGATTCGTCAAGAACAGCGCCGCCAACGGATTGACGCGGGCGCTCCGGACGAAGACGGCCGCGCCGTGGGCGGACGACAACGCCTTCTTCGAACACGTCCTCTCGCGGTACGAGGGCGGTGAGCTTCGCACTGACGCGCTCACGTTCACGAACTGGTTCCGGTCACGGATCGGGACCGACCGCGTCCTCTCGTCGGCCGGGAACGCACTCGGCGTCGAGCGTGAACTCGACCCTGAAGCCTACGAAGTTACGTTCTTCGCGCTGTACGATCCCCGTGACGAGTTGGTCTATCGGATCGAAGCTCCCTACGCCGTGACACGGGACGCCGACCGCCGCGAGCGGCTGACGATGCAGATCGTCGCCGACGTTGCTGCCGAACGCGGGCCACCGGTCGCCGTCGCGAAGGCCGACGAGCTCGCACGCATCGACGCCACGGCCAAGGATCAACTCCGCGAGCGGATCGGCCGGGAGTTCGACAGCGAGCGCCAGCACTCGTACAACGAAAAGCGCTGGGGAGCGGCGTACGCCAACAGCGGCGAATAG
- a CDS encoding histidine kinase N-terminal 7TM domain-containing protein: MVSQTLYIALVLAASGFAAAVAAWLWERERDFSTNLFLGIAVFQAVGGALVAAELFADSQSLSVLLYGGQNMLLALVTPAFFLFVLASLGYRRHLTRPVVIVVFGIFVVTGVLELTNPAHYLIWSEYTIEHSPFAYVVGEPTNLSLVLMLPQMAFYYVGMGLLGANILFGSGTRRTQTAALFVGFLPPFAIISVWSAGIIPGPLAGASVIGGTWTLAVVAWAVFRHQLLDIVPMARETIFEGLEEVVIVVDSQRRILDFNGAASETFPELATAEGTAIDTVLPALVDGGSKVTPSHTGDRKTTGTSDGTDDDDVENPFVESFTRHVDGEPREYAVSVTPIAVGDAPGGFAVVVRDVTDRRQRIRHLRQQTAQLERFAGTLSHDLRNPLSVARGRIDLAQETGDEAHLETAADALERIDQLVEDTLALARKGQAIEDREPIELAALARTAWETVDTDGATLEVEPAGDITVYADHSRLRTVFENLFRNAVEHGSTNPDSQPRRAAFTDGTGADTQPRSTPRESESDVDPGSKSGDPLLRGGDSNTGEPQSEATSERPAERDSNGGDASLTVRLGRTEHGFYVEDDGPGIPEDDREDVLEYGYTTDATGTGLGLAIVDAIANAHGWGVEIADGRDGGARIVFDEVDIVDDAAQAD, encoded by the coding sequence GTGGTCAGCCAGACGCTGTACATCGCGCTGGTGCTCGCTGCGAGTGGGTTCGCAGCCGCTGTCGCAGCCTGGCTGTGGGAACGCGAGCGGGATTTTTCGACGAACCTGTTTCTCGGCATTGCCGTCTTCCAGGCAGTCGGTGGGGCGCTCGTCGCCGCCGAGTTGTTCGCTGACAGTCAATCGCTCTCAGTGCTCCTCTATGGGGGGCAAAACATGCTGCTGGCCTTGGTGACGCCTGCCTTTTTCCTGTTCGTCCTGGCGTCGCTGGGATACCGACGCCACCTGACCCGACCGGTCGTGATCGTCGTGTTCGGCATCTTTGTCGTGACGGGCGTCTTAGAACTCACGAATCCCGCCCACTACCTCATCTGGAGTGAATACACGATCGAACACTCGCCGTTTGCCTACGTGGTCGGCGAGCCGACCAACCTGTCGCTCGTCCTCATGCTCCCACAGATGGCGTTTTATTACGTGGGCATGGGATTGCTCGGCGCGAACATCCTCTTTGGGTCGGGAACGCGGCGGACACAGACCGCCGCGCTGTTCGTCGGGTTTCTCCCGCCGTTCGCTATCATCTCCGTCTGGTCGGCGGGTATCATTCCCGGACCTCTGGCCGGTGCGTCCGTGATCGGTGGAACGTGGACGCTCGCGGTCGTCGCGTGGGCTGTCTTTCGTCACCAGCTGTTGGACATCGTCCCGATGGCCAGAGAGACCATTTTTGAAGGGCTCGAGGAAGTCGTCATCGTCGTCGACAGCCAGCGGCGGATCCTGGACTTCAACGGCGCTGCAAGCGAGACGTTCCCCGAACTCGCAACTGCGGAGGGGACCGCCATCGATACCGTCCTACCGGCACTCGTCGATGGTGGTTCCAAGGTGACACCGTCCCACACCGGGGACCGAAAGACCACCGGGACGAGCGACGGGACCGATGATGACGACGTTGAAAATCCGTTCGTCGAATCGTTCACGCGCCACGTCGACGGCGAACCACGGGAGTACGCGGTGAGCGTGACGCCTATCGCCGTCGGTGACGCGCCCGGTGGATTCGCTGTCGTCGTCAGGGACGTCACCGACCGCCGCCAGCGGATCCGCCACCTCAGACAGCAAACGGCCCAGCTCGAACGCTTCGCCGGGACGCTCTCCCACGACCTTCGCAACCCGCTGAGTGTCGCCCGGGGGCGGATCGATCTCGCACAGGAAACAGGCGACGAGGCACATCTGGAGACCGCCGCGGACGCACTCGAACGGATCGACCAGCTCGTCGAAGACACGCTAGCGCTCGCCCGGAAGGGCCAGGCCATCGAGGACCGCGAGCCGATCGAACTTGCGGCGCTTGCCCGCACCGCCTGGGAGACGGTCGACACTGACGGCGCTACCCTCGAAGTCGAGCCCGCTGGCGACATCACCGTCTACGCCGACCACTCACGGCTGCGGACGGTCTTCGAGAACCTCTTCCGGAATGCAGTCGAACATGGCTCCACGAACCCTGACTCGCAACCGCGTCGGGCCGCGTTCACGGACGGAACGGGGGCGGACACACAACCCCGAAGTACCCCGCGGGAGTCCGAGAGCGATGTCGACCCGGGATCGAAATCGGGCGATCCGTTGTTGCGGGGCGGTGATAGCAACACGGGCGAACCCCAATCCGAGGCGACGAGCGAACGCCCGGCCGAACGTGACTCGAACGGCGGCGACGCGTCGCTGACAGTCAGGCTCGGCCGAACCGAGCACGGCTTCTACGTCGAGGACGACGGCCCCGGCATCCCGGAGGACGATCGTGAGGACGTCCTCGAATACGGCTACACGACAGACGCGACCGGTACGGGTCTCGGACTCGCGATCGTCGACGCGATCGCGAACGCCCACGGCTGGGGTGTCGAGATCGCGGACGGCCGCGACGGCGGTGCCAGGATCGTCTTCGACGAGGTAGACATCGTCGATGACGCGGCCCAGGCCGACTGA
- the pstB gene encoding phosphate ABC transporter ATP-binding protein PstB has product MTETTMASEGSTGTEIETTSGESTERTREAWTDYEFGSEAVLSVEDLNVYYGDERAIKDVSMDIPEESVTALIGPSGCGKSTFLRSLNRMNDRIKSARVEGTVEFDGSDIYQEGVDLVELRKRIGMVFQSPNPFPKSIRENVAYGPRKHGDINRGLAARLLGRDEKDAEDELVERTLRQAALWDEVKDRLADNALGLSGGQQQRLCIARCLAVDPEVILMDEPASALDPIATAKIEDLIEELAEDYTVVVVTHNMQQAARISDQTAVFLTGGELVEYDDTEKIFENPESQRVEDYVTGKFG; this is encoded by the coding sequence ATGACTGAGACGACGATGGCGTCAGAAGGCAGCACAGGCACGGAAATCGAGACAACGTCCGGCGAGAGCACGGAGCGGACGCGCGAGGCGTGGACCGACTACGAGTTCGGGAGCGAGGCGGTCCTGTCAGTCGAGGACCTGAACGTCTACTACGGCGACGAGCGGGCGATCAAGGACGTCTCGATGGACATCCCCGAAGAGAGCGTCACGGCGCTGATCGGCCCCTCGGGCTGTGGGAAGTCGACGTTCCTCCGCTCGCTCAACCGGATGAACGACCGGATCAAGAGTGCCCGCGTCGAGGGGACCGTCGAGTTCGACGGCAGTGACATCTATCAGGAGGGCGTCGATCTGGTCGAGCTCCGCAAGCGGATCGGGATGGTGTTTCAGTCCCCGAACCCGTTCCCCAAGTCGATCCGGGAGAACGTCGCGTACGGCCCCCGAAAGCACGGGGACATCAACCGCGGACTTGCGGCCCGGCTGCTCGGGCGCGACGAGAAGGACGCCGAAGACGAACTCGTCGAGCGGACACTGCGGCAGGCAGCCCTGTGGGACGAGGTGAAAGACCGGCTGGCGGACAACGCCCTCGGGCTGTCCGGTGGGCAACAACAGCGCCTCTGTATCGCACGGTGTCTCGCGGTCGATCCGGAGGTCATCCTGATGGACGAACCCGCGAGCGCCTTGGACCCGATCGCGACCGCCAAGATCGAGGACCTCATCGAGGAGTTGGCCGAGGACTACACGGTCGTCGTGGTCACCCACAACATGCAGCAGGCGGCGCGTATCTCCGACCAGACGGCCGTCTTCCTCACCGGTGGCGAACTCGTCGAGTACGACGACACCGAGAAGATCTTCGAGAACCCCGAGAGTCAGCGCGTCGAAGACTACGTCACCGGCAAGTTCGGGTGA
- the phoU gene encoding phosphate signaling complex protein PhoU: MAREEFRHALADLRTAVVEMGELVLERLKAALSALTEGNDDRAEAVIEGDETVNRRYLDIEADCIDLFALEQPVAGDLRLVAASFKISTDLERVGDLATNLARYALSSRPDPFPELDISEIGRAAADMLEDALAAYETEDAAACRTVAGRDDDLDAMCQRASERVARDLLERDPEIDAWALERLIDDVASVLLTIRDIERVGDHAVNIAARTLYALEGEPELIY; the protein is encoded by the coding sequence ATGGCACGAGAGGAGTTCCGTCACGCACTGGCCGATCTCCGGACGGCCGTCGTCGAGATGGGCGAACTCGTCCTCGAACGCCTGAAAGCCGCCCTCTCGGCACTGACTGAGGGCAACGACGACCGTGCCGAGGCGGTCATCGAGGGTGACGAGACGGTCAACCGACGGTACCTCGACATCGAGGCCGACTGTATCGACCTCTTCGCGCTGGAACAGCCGGTCGCTGGCGACCTCCGGCTGGTCGCGGCCAGCTTCAAGATCTCGACCGACCTCGAACGCGTCGGCGATCTGGCGACCAACCTCGCCCGGTACGCGCTGTCGAGTCGCCCGGACCCGTTCCCGGAACTCGACATCTCCGAGATCGGTCGGGCGGCGGCCGACATGCTCGAAGACGCCCTGGCGGCCTACGAGACCGAGGACGCGGCGGCCTGCCGAACGGTCGCCGGGCGAGACGACGACCTGGATGCGATGTGTCAACGTGCGAGCGAACGGGTAGCCCGGGACTTGCTGGAACGCGATCCTGAGATCGACGCCTGGGCGCTCGAACGATTGATCGACGACGTCGCGAGCGTGCTGTTGACGATCCGCGACATCGAACGGGTCGGCGATCACGCCGTCAATATCGCCGCCAGGACGCTGTACGCCCTCGAGGGCGAGCCGGAGTTGATCTACTGA
- a CDS encoding substrate-binding domain-containing protein: protein MTRDSTRPDRASRRKFILSAGALGVGALAGCSGGGNETTEPQQEANVDDDEQETVDQETSTPTEESSSQDTSALTADGSSTVYPIANDASRLWNGNPPADDQEYWGPGQYDIDTDMHLADYWASKYGYEPTETRAVPPFGTQIALSHSGTGVEAVINERVDIGDASSTAESILGEDNDELDNIVDHVVGVDGQPIVVSREIYDAGVTQITGDQLRDIYMKEITNWSELGGPDKEIYAVGRAEDSGTDTAFRANLYGDPDAPIEPDTRKGQNQQVKTLIEQNDNAIAYIALAFVEPDGVTPPIALDLDGTVYEYGKNLGAKEYPLNRDLHMYTYGGTSEKEAAFLNMILSDFGQTNFVEPQNYFKLPEARREEERAKLPDQV from the coding sequence ATGACGCGAGATTCGACGCGTCCGGACAGGGCATCACGGCGGAAATTCATCCTCTCGGCCGGCGCACTCGGCGTCGGCGCACTGGCGGGGTGTAGTGGCGGTGGGAATGAAACGACGGAACCGCAACAGGAAGCGAACGTGGACGACGACGAGCAGGAAACTGTCGATCAGGAGACGTCGACGCCGACGGAAGAATCGAGTTCCCAGGACACGAGTGCACTGACAGCTGACGGGTCCTCGACGGTGTACCCGATCGCGAACGACGCGAGCCGGCTGTGGAACGGCAACCCGCCGGCCGACGACCAGGAGTACTGGGGCCCCGGCCAGTACGACATCGACACGGACATGCACCTCGCCGATTACTGGGCGAGCAAGTACGGGTACGAGCCGACCGAGACACGGGCCGTTCCGCCGTTCGGCACCCAGATCGCGCTCAGTCACTCCGGGACCGGCGTCGAAGCGGTCATCAACGAACGCGTCGACATCGGCGACGCCAGTTCGACCGCCGAGTCGATCCTCGGTGAGGACAACGACGAACTCGATAACATCGTCGATCACGTCGTCGGCGTCGACGGCCAGCCGATCGTCGTCAGCCGGGAGATCTACGACGCGGGCGTGACCCAGATCACCGGCGATCAGCTCCGGGACATCTACATGAAGGAGATCACCAACTGGAGCGAACTCGGTGGCCCTGACAAGGAGATCTACGCGGTCGGCCGCGCGGAGGACTCCGGGACCGACACCGCGTTCCGGGCGAACCTCTATGGCGACCCTGACGCGCCGATCGAGCCCGACACCCGGAAGGGCCAAAACCAGCAAGTCAAGACCCTCATCGAGCAGAACGACAACGCCATCGCCTACATCGCGCTGGCGTTCGTCGAACCCGACGGCGTGACGCCGCCGATCGCCCTCGACCTCGACGGGACGGTCTACGAGTACGGCAAGAACCTCGGCGCGAAGGAGTACCCGCTCAACCGCGACCTCCACATGTACACCTACGGGGGGACCTCCGAGAAGGAGGCCGCGTTCCTCAACATGATCCTCTCGGACTTCGGCCAGACCAACTTCGTCGAGCCACAGAACTACTTCAAACTCCCGGAGGCTCGTCGCGAGGAAGAACGCGCGAAGCTCCCCGACCAGGTCTAA